One region of Catenuloplanes indicus genomic DNA includes:
- a CDS encoding M50 family metallopeptidase has protein sequence MPGLLEIAAADPDPGVNKVAWAGALLAWLLAVPAYVVFGLIDTIAHEGGHALLAKLLFQRVRAIRLFRDGGGATYFDEDMPWAVDVAVKFIGYVAPSLFGLAAAWLLARDLVDATLWASLGFLFVMLFAVRGLLGWLVVPTLMIVICYVALAVEPPMRELFAHVWAWFLLIAAVETMLIFLRTRGYDHNSSDAGALHRLTSLSGAFWALLMLLGTTTALIYGGTLMLRAAI, from the coding sequence ATGCCCGGTCTACTGGAGATCGCCGCGGCCGACCCTGATCCGGGAGTCAACAAGGTGGCCTGGGCCGGCGCGCTGCTGGCCTGGCTGCTGGCGGTCCCGGCGTACGTCGTCTTCGGCCTGATCGACACGATCGCGCACGAGGGCGGGCACGCGCTGCTGGCCAAGCTGCTGTTCCAGCGCGTGCGGGCGATCCGGCTGTTCCGGGACGGCGGCGGCGCGACGTACTTCGACGAGGACATGCCATGGGCGGTCGACGTCGCGGTCAAGTTCATCGGGTACGTCGCGCCGTCGCTGTTCGGCCTGGCCGCCGCGTGGCTGCTGGCCCGCGATCTGGTCGACGCGACGCTCTGGGCCAGCCTCGGATTCCTGTTCGTCATGCTGTTCGCGGTGCGCGGGCTGCTCGGCTGGCTGGTCGTGCCGACGCTGATGATCGTGATCTGTTATGTCGCCCTGGCCGTGGAGCCGCCGATGCGCGAACTCTTCGCCCACGTCTGGGCCTGGTTCCTGCTGATCGCCGCCGTCGAGACCATGCTGATCTTCCTCCGCACCCGCGGCTACGACCACAACTCCTCCGACGCCGGCGCCCTCCACCGCCTGACCAGTCTCTCCGGCGCCTTCTGGGCACTCCTGATGCTCCTCGGCACCACCACCGCCCTCATCTACGGCGGCACCCTGATGCTCCGCGCCGCGATCTAG
- a CDS encoding glycoside hydrolase family 3 N-terminal domain-containing protein, producing MRLLNPPTTRRRLLAPALAGVLMLTLAATPAGAVGERYLDAKASTPARVADLLRRMTVEEKVGQLQQIAVNRMQGDCNWSGGALNETCMREVLADQHAGSVLSGGGAAPAVNTPRAWAEMVNSIQRYAIEHSRLRIPIVYGVDAVHGHNNVIGASIFPHQLGLGATWNTALNQRTAESTQRAVAATGTTWNFAPVADLARDQRWGRYYETYAEDPVLAGTLAAGAVTGLQNKASGRPVAATVKHFAGYSEPFNGHDRTPADLSPRYLQDTILPPYKAAVDAGALTVMVNSGAVNGIPATGSRWLLTDLLRDEWDFKGVVISDWNDVRLLHTAYHITDSYAGAVAAAVNAGVDMAMVPPDDRGFHQAALDAVNQKLISKKRLDQAVGRILTLKFQLGLFDKPYVDPAAADAAVLQADRPLNRQAATESLVLLRNQDGTLPLGPDTKRIVVAGPQADNLTDQVGGWTVGWQRIPDGVTIPGTTILAGLRDTAPAGTTVVGTSSPDDAVAQAADADAVVVAVGNRAAAEGEADMPNPVLAPDQQDLVARLQATGTPVIVVVVSDRPLVLGPANTTDALLAAWNPGSEGGNAIADVLYGRANPSGRLPVSWPSQIGNQPLYYQQLPGTNAGTGSGYTPAYPFGAGLSYTTFTTAGTTLASPTVRPKDNVRVTVTVSNTGTRAGDLVVPLYAGQAVANPLAPPRRLVAFTKVSLAPGENRTVTLNFPASRLAVTPGDMISTDSPRVTPGRYLITAGESAATLTVR from the coding sequence ATGCGACTGCTCAATCCCCCCACGACCCGGCGGCGCCTGCTGGCACCCGCGCTCGCCGGCGTCCTGATGCTCACGCTCGCCGCCACGCCCGCCGGCGCCGTGGGTGAGCGCTACCTCGACGCGAAGGCGTCCACCCCGGCCCGGGTCGCCGACCTGCTGCGCCGGATGACCGTGGAGGAGAAGGTCGGCCAGCTCCAGCAGATCGCGGTCAACCGGATGCAGGGCGACTGCAACTGGAGCGGCGGCGCACTCAACGAGACCTGCATGCGGGAGGTCCTCGCGGACCAGCACGCCGGCTCGGTGCTCTCCGGCGGCGGCGCGGCACCGGCCGTGAACACGCCGAGAGCGTGGGCCGAAATGGTCAACAGCATTCAGCGGTACGCGATCGAGCACTCCCGGCTGCGCATCCCGATCGTCTACGGCGTGGACGCGGTGCACGGGCACAACAACGTGATCGGTGCGTCGATCTTCCCGCACCAGCTCGGGCTCGGCGCCACCTGGAACACCGCGCTGAACCAGCGGACCGCGGAGTCGACCCAGCGTGCGGTCGCGGCCACCGGCACCACGTGGAACTTCGCCCCGGTCGCCGACCTGGCCCGGGATCAGCGCTGGGGCCGCTACTACGAGACGTACGCGGAGGATCCGGTGCTGGCCGGCACGCTGGCCGCCGGTGCGGTGACCGGCCTGCAGAACAAGGCCTCCGGCCGCCCGGTCGCCGCGACCGTCAAGCACTTCGCCGGTTATTCCGAGCCGTTCAACGGGCACGACCGCACGCCGGCCGACCTGTCCCCGCGCTACCTGCAGGACACGATCCTGCCGCCGTACAAGGCCGCGGTGGACGCGGGCGCGCTGACCGTGATGGTCAACTCCGGCGCGGTCAACGGCATCCCGGCCACCGGCTCGCGCTGGCTGCTCACCGATCTGCTCCGCGACGAGTGGGACTTCAAAGGCGTGGTGATCAGCGACTGGAACGACGTCCGGCTGCTGCACACCGCGTACCACATCACCGACTCCTACGCCGGTGCGGTCGCGGCCGCGGTCAACGCGGGCGTGGACATGGCGATGGTCCCGCCGGACGACCGCGGCTTCCACCAGGCCGCGCTGGACGCGGTGAACCAGAAGCTGATCTCCAAGAAGCGGCTGGACCAGGCGGTCGGCCGGATCCTGACGCTGAAGTTCCAGCTCGGGCTCTTCGACAAGCCGTACGTGGACCCGGCCGCGGCGGACGCGGCCGTGCTGCAGGCGGACCGCCCGCTCAACCGGCAGGCCGCCACCGAGTCGCTGGTGCTGCTGCGCAACCAGGACGGCACGCTCCCGCTCGGCCCGGACACGAAGCGGATCGTGGTCGCCGGCCCGCAGGCGGACAACCTCACCGACCAGGTCGGCGGCTGGACCGTCGGCTGGCAGCGGATCCCGGACGGCGTCACCATCCCCGGCACCACGATCCTGGCCGGTCTGCGCGACACCGCACCGGCCGGCACCACCGTGGTCGGCACGTCCAGCCCCGACGACGCCGTCGCCCAGGCCGCGGACGCGGACGCCGTGGTGGTCGCGGTCGGCAACCGCGCCGCCGCCGAGGGCGAGGCCGACATGCCGAACCCGGTGCTCGCCCCGGACCAGCAGGACCTGGTCGCCCGTCTGCAGGCGACCGGCACGCCGGTGATCGTGGTGGTCGTCTCCGACCGCCCGCTGGTCCTCGGCCCGGCGAACACGACGGACGCGCTGCTCGCCGCCTGGAACCCGGGCAGCGAGGGCGGCAACGCGATCGCCGACGTCCTCTACGGCCGCGCCAACCCGAGCGGTCGTCTCCCGGTCTCCTGGCCCAGCCAGATCGGCAACCAGCCGCTCTACTACCAGCAGCTCCCCGGCACGAACGCCGGCACCGGATCCGGCTACACCCCCGCGTACCCGTTCGGCGCCGGTCTCTCCTACACCACGTTCACCACGGCCGGCACCACACTCGCGTCCCCGACGGTCCGCCCCAAGGACAACGTCCGCGTCACCGTCACCGTCTCGAACACCGGTACCCGCGCCGGCGACCTGGTGGTCCCGCTCTACGCCGGCCAGGCGGTAGCCAACCCGCTGGCCCCGCCCCGCCGCCTGGTGGCCTTCACCAAGGTCTCGCTGGCCCCCGGCGAGAACCGCACCGTGACCCTCAACTTCCCCGCATCCCGCCTCGCCGTCACCCCCGGCGACATGATCTCCACCGACTCCCCCCGCGTCACCCCCGGCCGATACCTCATCACCGCCGGCGAATCCGCCGCCACCCTCACGGTCCGCTAG
- a CDS encoding copper resistance CopC/CopD family protein, which translates to MTWVRMVAAAFLGALIVLIGPVSPASAHAVVVDTVPARGSVVGAAPTVVTITFSEAVRLVPGRVKVVAPDGSPVTGGEPTLAGAVMTIPVTAAERPLGTYTVSYRVVSADSHPVGGGFSYSIGARSTFDGAVTGDEVDPGVTAGISVAKYLGYLGLTLLIGPALLMLSLWPRRLLRTPAGRRGPRIMMFTGAGLIALGALAAIWLQAPYAYGGGPLDATADGLGGVMISQFGLAHLGRLVALALAVPLLAGRAFRWRGVALGVVAAAGLVTWPLSGHPIASRMPVVTVFADFAHLAAMAVWLGGLIALAVFLLRRADARELRVILPVWSRWAALAVYCLIAGGVIQVMVEVGTVSQLVTTRFGQLVLAKTALLGVVLAVAGAARLLVRRIVTGSATGWAARLVPGGPPAIWLRRSVAVELAVTAVVLAASAVLVQTTPSRSVGEEAPVVVPETFSETLTSPIYTLQYEIYPVQRGEYNTLHGFVYTPEGQPIPIEEFRVTIALPSAGLEPIDAPMAILDESHGLGPVNFPLPGEWTVKFTIRISEIDQATVSGVVNVP; encoded by the coding sequence ATGACATGGGTACGGATGGTCGCCGCGGCGTTTCTCGGTGCGCTGATCGTGCTGATCGGCCCAGTGTCGCCCGCTTCCGCGCACGCGGTCGTGGTGGACACCGTGCCGGCGCGGGGTTCGGTCGTGGGCGCCGCGCCGACCGTCGTGACCATTACGTTCAGTGAGGCGGTCCGGCTGGTCCCGGGGCGGGTAAAGGTGGTCGCGCCGGACGGGTCACCGGTCACCGGCGGTGAGCCCACGCTGGCCGGCGCGGTGATGACGATCCCGGTGACGGCGGCGGAGCGCCCACTCGGCACGTACACGGTCAGTTACCGGGTGGTGTCCGCGGACAGTCACCCGGTCGGCGGCGGTTTCTCCTACTCCATCGGCGCGCGCTCGACGTTCGACGGCGCGGTCACCGGCGACGAGGTCGACCCCGGCGTGACGGCCGGCATCTCGGTCGCGAAATACCTCGGCTACCTCGGGCTCACGCTGCTGATCGGGCCCGCGCTGCTGATGCTGTCACTGTGGCCGCGGCGGCTGCTGCGCACGCCGGCCGGACGGCGCGGGCCGCGGATCATGATGTTCACCGGCGCCGGGTTGATCGCGCTCGGCGCGCTCGCGGCGATCTGGCTGCAGGCACCGTACGCGTACGGTGGCGGGCCGCTGGACGCGACGGCCGACGGGCTGGGCGGGGTGATGATCAGCCAGTTCGGGCTGGCGCACCTGGGACGGCTGGTCGCGCTGGCGCTGGCCGTACCGTTGCTGGCCGGTCGTGCTTTTCGGTGGCGGGGCGTCGCGCTCGGCGTGGTCGCGGCCGCAGGGCTGGTGACCTGGCCGCTGTCCGGCCATCCGATCGCGTCCCGCATGCCGGTCGTCACGGTCTTCGCGGACTTCGCGCACCTGGCCGCGATGGCGGTCTGGCTCGGCGGGCTGATCGCGCTGGCCGTGTTCCTGCTGCGCCGCGCGGACGCCCGCGAACTGCGGGTGATCCTGCCGGTCTGGTCGCGCTGGGCCGCGCTCGCGGTCTACTGCCTGATCGCCGGCGGCGTGATCCAGGTGATGGTCGAGGTCGGTACGGTGTCGCAGCTGGTCACCACGAGGTTCGGGCAGCTGGTGCTGGCGAAGACCGCGCTGCTCGGCGTGGTGCTCGCGGTCGCCGGTGCGGCGCGGCTGCTGGTCCGGCGGATCGTGACCGGGTCCGCGACCGGCTGGGCCGCGCGCCTGGTGCCGGGCGGGCCGCCGGCGATCTGGCTGCGGCGGTCGGTCGCGGTCGAACTGGCGGTGACCGCGGTGGTGCTGGCCGCGAGCGCGGTGCTGGTGCAGACCACGCCGTCACGGAGCGTGGGTGAGGAGGCGCCGGTGGTGGTGCCGGAGACGTTCAGCGAGACGCTGACCAGCCCGATCTACACGCTGCAGTACGAGATCTACCCGGTACAGCGCGGCGAGTACAACACGCTGCACGGGTTCGTCTACACGCCCGAGGGACAGCCGATCCCGATCGAGGAGTTCCGGGTGACGATCGCGCTGCCGTCGGCCGGGCTGGAGCCGATCGACGCGCCGATGGCCATTCTGGACGAGAGCCACGGGCTCGGGCCGGTCAACTTCCCGCTGCCCGGTGAGTGGACGGTGAAGTTCACCATCCGGATCTCGGAGATCGACCAGGCCACGGTGTCCGGCGTGGTCAACGTCCCGTAA
- a CDS encoding MarR family winged helix-turn-helix transcriptional regulator — translation MTASHRVEPDVSFLLNHAAHVLRTRMAAALAEAGLTARMHCVLTHAMGGERTQAELAEIGDMDKTTMVVTVDALERAGLAERRPSARDRRARIISVTDAGAELAVRSQRIADQVHADVLAALPPDEREVFLRAMKRLVEGHLATPVEAPVPARRARQREG, via the coding sequence ATGACCGCATCGCACCGTGTCGAACCTGACGTGTCGTTCCTGCTCAACCACGCGGCCCACGTGCTGCGGACCCGGATGGCCGCGGCGCTGGCCGAGGCGGGCCTGACCGCGCGCATGCATTGCGTGCTCACGCACGCGATGGGTGGGGAGCGGACCCAGGCCGAGCTGGCCGAGATCGGCGACATGGACAAGACCACGATGGTGGTGACCGTGGACGCGCTGGAGCGCGCCGGTCTGGCGGAGCGGCGGCCGTCCGCCCGGGATCGCCGCGCGCGGATCATCTCGGTCACCGACGCCGGTGCGGAGCTGGCCGTGCGGAGTCAGCGGATCGCGGATCAGGTGCACGCGGACGTGCTGGCCGCGCTGCCCCCGGACGAACGGGAAGTATTCCTGCGTGCGATGAAGCGGCTGGTCGAGGGGCATCTGGCGACACCGGTGGAGGCGCCGGTGCCAGCCCGGCGGGCACGCCAGCGGGAGGGCTGA
- a CDS encoding MFS transporter produces MSAVPVTAPTRRTWIALGVLATTTLMTILDGSIVTVALPAMQADLGFSPSALSWVMNAYLLGFGSLLLLAGRLGDLIGRRRVFLAGTAIFTVASVLAGVATGAGTLLAARFVQGVGSAAATAVSLGILVALFAEGRHRAFAIAVFSFTGAAGAAIGQVIGGILTEAAGWHSIFLINLPIGAAAIGLGALVLPADRGVGLRAGADVLGALLVTTGLALALHTVVIGAEHGPSETVAITGLTAAALLAAFVLRQATATYPLLPLRIFRHRAVTGANAAQILILAAMFGFQVLVTLYMQRVLGWSALDTGLAMLPAALLIGTISLTASAPLISRFGARRILLAGLSLLALLFAWLARLPTDGTYATDILPAMLLAAGAGLVLPALTTLGMSAAGPADAGLASGIFNTTQQIGMALGVATLSGLAATRTHTLTSTGTPEAEALTAGYRLAFLAGASLILAAMALTTLILRPGATRGRSMDSQFSPIRARVEKPTRGGAAR; encoded by the coding sequence ATGTCCGCCGTACCCGTAACCGCGCCCACGCGCCGCACCTGGATCGCGCTCGGTGTGCTCGCCACCACAACGCTGATGACCATTTTGGACGGCAGTATCGTCACGGTGGCGCTACCCGCCATGCAGGCCGACCTCGGCTTCTCGCCGAGCGCGTTGAGCTGGGTGATGAACGCGTACCTGCTCGGCTTCGGCAGCCTGCTACTGCTCGCCGGCCGGCTCGGCGACCTGATCGGCCGGCGCCGCGTCTTCCTGGCCGGCACCGCGATCTTCACGGTCGCGTCCGTGCTGGCCGGCGTCGCGACCGGCGCCGGCACGCTACTGGCCGCGCGGTTCGTGCAGGGCGTGGGCAGCGCGGCCGCCACCGCGGTCAGCCTCGGCATCCTGGTCGCGCTGTTCGCCGAGGGCCGGCATCGTGCGTTCGCGATCGCGGTGTTCAGCTTCACCGGCGCGGCCGGTGCCGCGATCGGCCAGGTGATCGGCGGCATCCTCACCGAGGCAGCCGGCTGGCACTCGATCTTCCTGATCAACCTGCCGATCGGCGCGGCCGCGATCGGGCTCGGCGCGCTCGTCCTGCCGGCCGACCGCGGCGTCGGCCTCCGCGCCGGTGCGGACGTGCTCGGCGCGCTGCTGGTCACCACCGGCCTGGCGCTGGCGCTGCACACCGTGGTCATCGGCGCCGAACACGGCCCCTCCGAGACCGTCGCGATCACCGGGCTGACCGCCGCCGCGCTGCTGGCCGCGTTCGTGCTCCGGCAGGCGACCGCCACGTACCCGCTGCTGCCCTTGCGGATCTTTCGCCACCGCGCGGTGACCGGTGCCAACGCGGCGCAGATCCTGATCCTGGCCGCCATGTTCGGCTTTCAGGTGCTGGTCACGCTCTACATGCAACGCGTCCTCGGCTGGTCCGCACTCGACACCGGCCTGGCCATGCTGCCCGCCGCGCTGCTGATCGGCACGATCTCGCTCACCGCGTCCGCGCCGCTGATCTCCCGCTTCGGTGCGCGCCGCATCCTGCTGGCCGGCCTGTCCCTGCTCGCGCTGCTGTTCGCCTGGCTCGCCCGTCTCCCCACCGACGGCACGTATGCGACCGACATCCTGCCCGCGATGCTGCTCGCCGCCGGCGCCGGCCTCGTTCTCCCCGCCCTGACCACGCTGGGCATGTCCGCCGCCGGCCCGGCCGACGCCGGCCTTGCCTCCGGCATCTTCAACACCACCCAGCAGATCGGCATGGCCCTCGGCGTCGCCACCCTCTCCGGCCTCGCCGCCACCCGAACCCACACCCTGACCAGCACCGGTACGCCCGAGGCGGAGGCCCTGACCGCCGGCTACCGCCTCGCCTTCCTGGCCGGCGCCAGCCTCATCCTCGCCGCCATGGCCCTGACCACCCTCATCCTCCGCCCGGGTGCAACCCGCGGCCGCTCAATGGATTCGCAGTTTTCGCCAATCCGAGCTAGGGTTGAGAAACCGACGCGGGGTGGAGCAGCTCGGTAG
- a CDS encoding M15 family metallopeptidase, with product MILLSDPAVAAIGAGENGEELVDARGLLRVDERAAEPSGRFALLRSGVVERLLKAQAALPGGLQLLMIEGYRPYDAQLAIFTGYRDQLRGRYPDWSDERVHVETTKFVSPVEVAPHSTGGAVDLTLCDSGGHEIDMGTPVDATPDDSNNACFTAAVNISPEAARNRRILSDALTSAGLINYPTEWWHWSYGERYWALMTGKSTTLYGPIRLQDEHRPRTAPAPP from the coding sequence ATGATTTTGTTGTCGGATCCGGCTGTGGCGGCGATCGGGGCCGGGGAGAACGGCGAGGAGCTGGTTGACGCGCGTGGGCTGCTGCGCGTCGATGAGCGGGCGGCGGAGCCGAGTGGGCGCTTCGCACTGTTACGCAGCGGTGTGGTGGAACGGCTGTTGAAAGCGCAGGCGGCACTGCCGGGTGGGTTGCAGCTGCTGATGATCGAGGGCTATCGGCCCTACGACGCGCAGCTCGCGATCTTCACTGGCTATCGCGACCAGTTGCGCGGGCGCTACCCGGACTGGTCGGATGAGCGCGTGCACGTCGAGACCACCAAGTTCGTCTCGCCGGTGGAAGTCGCGCCGCACAGCACCGGCGGCGCGGTCGATCTGACGCTCTGCGACTCCGGCGGCCACGAGATCGACATGGGCACCCCCGTCGACGCCACCCCTGACGACAGCAACAACGCCTGTTTCACCGCTGCGGTCAACATCTCGCCTGAGGCAGCCCGTAACCGGCGCATCCTGTCCGACGCACTCACGTCAGCCGGCCTGATCAACTATCCCACCGAGTGGTGGCACTGGTCCTACGGCGAACGCTACTGGGCTCTCATGACCGGCAAATCCACCACCCTCTACGGCCCCATCCGCCTCCAGGACGAACACCGCCCTCGCACCGCCCCCGCACCGCCCTAG
- a CDS encoding ATP-dependent Clp protease proteolytic subunit has translation MDRDELVMRAGGGSFDDEVFQRLLRERIIFLGSQVDDAVTNRITAQMLLLASEDSEKDISLYINSPGGSISAGMAVYDTMQYIKNDVATIAIGMAASMGQFLLCAGTPGKRYALPHARIMMHQLSGGIGGTAADIAIQAESMLHIKKVMNERIAFHTGKTPEQIERDSDRDRWFTADEAKEYGIVDHVISRANAGAGANLL, from the coding sequence ATGGACAGGGACGAGCTCGTGATGCGTGCGGGCGGCGGCAGCTTCGATGACGAGGTGTTCCAGCGGCTGCTCCGTGAGCGGATCATCTTCCTGGGCAGCCAGGTGGACGACGCGGTGACGAACCGGATCACCGCGCAGATGCTGCTGCTGGCGTCGGAGGACAGTGAGAAGGACATCTCGCTGTACATCAACTCGCCGGGTGGTTCGATCAGCGCCGGCATGGCGGTCTACGACACGATGCAGTACATCAAGAACGACGTGGCCACGATCGCGATCGGCATGGCGGCCTCGATGGGCCAGTTCCTGCTGTGCGCGGGCACGCCGGGTAAGCGGTACGCGCTGCCGCACGCGCGGATCATGATGCACCAGCTGTCCGGCGGTATCGGCGGTACGGCGGCGGACATCGCGATCCAGGCGGAGAGCATGCTGCACATCAAGAAGGTCATGAACGAGCGGATCGCGTTCCACACCGGTAAGACGCCGGAGCAGATCGAGCGTGACTCGGACCGGGACCGCTGGTTCACCGCGGACGAGGCCAAGGAGTACGGCATCGTCGACCACGTGATCAGCCGGGCGAACGCGGGAGCGGGCGCGAACCTGCTCTGA
- a CDS encoding response regulator has translation MDTPVTVAIVDDHPVVLEGVRSWLADDPRMRVVATGSSIDDVLSAAGDVKVLLLDLNLHGRMVIDRVSELCEAGLRVVVYSEHTDPDTVLRVVEAGAVAFLAKNEGKEHCVATVLAAAMDQPYVAPSLAGAMVGDRRPERPSLSEKEREALLLWFQSMSKASVARRMQISEHTVKQYVDRARIKYAKAGRPAASKAALLARAIEDGLIKPDDVQEYRSNASNRY, from the coding sequence GTGGACACGCCCGTCACGGTGGCGATTGTCGACGACCACCCGGTGGTTCTCGAGGGCGTGCGGTCCTGGCTCGCCGACGACCCGCGGATGCGCGTGGTCGCGACCGGTTCCTCCATCGACGACGTGCTGTCCGCCGCCGGCGACGTGAAGGTGCTGCTGCTCGACCTGAACCTGCACGGCCGCATGGTGATCGACCGGGTCTCCGAGCTGTGCGAGGCTGGCCTGCGCGTGGTGGTCTACTCCGAGCACACCGATCCGGACACGGTGCTCCGCGTGGTCGAGGCCGGCGCGGTCGCGTTCCTGGCGAAGAACGAGGGCAAGGAGCACTGCGTCGCCACCGTGCTCGCCGCCGCGATGGACCAGCCGTACGTGGCACCCTCGCTGGCCGGTGCCATGGTCGGCGACCGGCGGCCGGAGCGCCCGTCGCTGTCCGAGAAGGAGCGCGAGGCGCTGCTGCTGTGGTTCCAGTCGATGTCGAAGGCGTCGGTGGCCCGCCGCATGCAGATCAGCGAGCACACCGTGAAGCAGTACGTGGACCGCGCCCGGATCAAGTACGCGAAAGCGGGTCGCCCGGCCGCATCCAAGGCCGCGTTGCTCGCTAGGGCAATTGAGGACGGTCTGATAAAACCAGACGATGTCCAGGAATATCGGTCGAACGCATCCAATCGGTACTGA
- a CDS encoding spermidine synthase: MGREKRDGTVRRIVRGGGVAEVVPDRDRENAFLLLVDGTQQSHVDLADPSALEFEYMRRIAAVLDLTAPPGTPLRVLHLGGGALSLPRYLAATRPGSTQRVVEIDGALVELIRETLPLPKDAKIRVRVGDAREVVTGSPDAAYDVVIGDVFDEARTPAHLTSVEFVGQVARVLRPDGRYILNMADSPPLRFGRNAVATVRAVLPELCLIADATVLRGRRYGNLVVAAGRTPLPLPELRRRMAGDWFPSRVEAGPELERFADGGRVVTDADAESSPPPPELLRPERPEL, translated from the coding sequence GTGGGCAGAGAGAAGCGGGACGGCACGGTCCGCCGGATCGTGCGCGGCGGCGGCGTGGCCGAGGTGGTACCGGACCGCGACCGGGAGAACGCGTTCCTGCTGCTCGTGGACGGCACGCAGCAGTCCCATGTGGACCTCGCCGACCCGTCCGCGCTGGAGTTCGAGTACATGCGCCGGATCGCGGCCGTGCTCGACCTGACCGCACCGCCCGGCACCCCGCTGCGCGTGCTGCACCTGGGCGGCGGCGCGCTGAGCCTGCCCCGCTACCTGGCCGCGACCCGCCCCGGCTCCACCCAGCGAGTGGTGGAGATCGACGGCGCGCTGGTCGAGCTGATCCGCGAGACGCTGCCGCTGCCCAAGGACGCGAAGATCCGGGTACGCGTCGGTGACGCCCGCGAGGTGGTCACCGGCAGCCCGGACGCGGCGTACGACGTGGTGATCGGCGACGTGTTCGACGAGGCCCGCACGCCCGCGCACCTGACCTCGGTGGAGTTCGTCGGCCAGGTCGCCCGGGTGCTGCGCCCGGACGGCCGCTACATCCTGAACATGGCGGACAGCCCGCCGCTGCGGTTCGGCCGCAACGCGGTGGCGACCGTGCGCGCGGTGCTGCCCGAGCTGTGCCTGATCGCGGACGCGACCGTGCTGCGCGGCCGCCGGTACGGCAACCTGGTGGTGGCCGCGGGCCGCACGCCGCTGCCGCTGCCCGAGCTGCGCCGCCGGATGGCCGGTGACTGGTTCCCGAGCCGGGTCGAGGCCGGCCCGGAACTGGAGCGCTTCGCGGACGGCGGGCGCGTGGTCACCGACGCGGACGCGGAATCCTCGCCGCCACCGCCGGAACTGCTCCGCCCGGAGCGTCCCGAACTCTGA